In one window of Pristiophorus japonicus isolate sPriJap1 chromosome 9, sPriJap1.hap1, whole genome shotgun sequence DNA:
- the LOC139272783 gene encoding zinc finger protein 239-like, with amino-acid sequence MEKPWECGDCGRGFSSPSELEIHRRNHTGERPFTCSECVKGFTASFTLLTHQKVHTGERPFICSECGKGFTQSSHLLRHQKVHTGERPFTCSECGKGFTQSSHLLTHQQVHTRVRPFTCSECGKGFTQSSHLLTHQRVHK; translated from the coding sequence ATGGAGAAAccttgggaatgtggggactgtgggaggggattcagttccccgtctgagctggaaattcatcgacgcaatcacactggagagaggccgttcacctgctccgagtgtgtgaagggattcactgcctcattcaccctgctgacacaccagaaagttcacactggggagaggccgttcatctgctccgagtgtgggaagggattcactcagtcatcccacctgctgagacaccagaaagttcacactggggagaggccgttcacctgctccgagtgtgggaagggattcactcagtcatcccacctgctgacacaccagcaagttcacactagagtgaggccgttcacctgctccgagtgtgggaagggattcactcagtcatcccacctgctgacacaccagcgagttcacaagtga